The proteins below come from a single Alnus glutinosa chromosome 9, dhAlnGlut1.1, whole genome shotgun sequence genomic window:
- the LOC133877172 gene encoding aluminum-activated malate transporter 2-like: protein MNIESQSHEKGGPFTLAWGWLKALPEKLWAKAVDVAKKMKKLGEDDPRRIIHSLKVGLALTLVSLFNYIRPLYDGFGDNAIWAVLTVIVVLEFSVGATLGKGLNRMLATLSGGALGVGVHYLATLSGETGQPIVIGFFVFMIAATVTFVRFIPAMKARYDYGLLIFILTFCLISISSYREDEVIEMAHQRLTTIIIGSFVAIVICICICPVWIGENLHNRAATNMEKLGTFLEGFGGEYFNIPEEGLSNMDDKSFLQGYKSVLTSKDTEETMANLARWELWNCRFGFRHPWKQYLKIGALSRECAYKVDVLNNYLNSKIQTPSELHSKIQEPCAKICSESGKALKEIAAELKKMTQTTSVNPHIVNSKTAVENLKSLLNTTWLWENANLQETIPTAAIVLTVMDIVPCIEKISEAIQELAFLAHFKRVDARVSP from the exons ATGAATATTGAATCTCAAAGTCATGAAAAGGGTGGACCTTTCACTCTTGCATGGGGATGGCTCAAGGCCTTGCCTGAGAAGTTATGGGCTAAGGCAGTTGATGTtgcaaagaagatgaagaaactTGGAGAAGATGATCCAAGAAGAATTATCCATTCGCTAAAAGTAGGACTGGCTCTCACCTTGGTTTCCTTATTCAACTACATCAGACCACTCTATGATGGTTTTGGTGACAATGCAATATGGGCTGTTCTGACAGTCATTGTTGTCCTCGAGTTTTCTGTTG GAGCAACACTGGGAAAAGGCTTGAACAGGATGCTGGCAACCTTATCAGGCGGTGCTCTAGGTGTTGGAGTCCATTACCTAGCAACTCTGTCGGGTGAGACAGGACAGCCCATAGTAATTGGGTTCTTTGTCTTTATGATAG CTGCAACAGTAACATTTGTGAGATTCATTCCCGCAATGAAGGCAAGATACGATTATGGGCTGTTGATATTCATATTGACCTTCTGCTTGATATCTATATCGAGTTACCGAGAGGATGAAGTGATAGAGATGGCCCATCAGAGGCTTACGACAATCATCATTGGTAGCTTTGTTGCTATAGTTATATGCATCTGTATATGCCCTGTTTGGATTGGTGAGAATCTTCACAATCGGGCAGCTACCAACATGGAAAAGCTTGGGACATTCTTAgaag GATTTGGGGGTGAATACTTCAACATACCAGAAGAAGGGCTGTCGAATATGGATGATAAATCATTTCTTCAAGGATATAAAAGCGTTCTCACTTCAAAAGACACTGAAGAAACTATG GCTAATCTAGCGAGATGGGAGCTGTGGAACTGTCGTTTTGGGTTCCGTCATCCTTGGAAACAGTACCTTAAAATTGGAGCCCTTAGTCGGGAATGTGCCTACAAAGTTGACGTTCTTAACAACTACCTTAACTCTAAGATCCAA ACACCCAGTGAGCTCCACAGCAAAATCCAAGAGCCATGCGCTAAAATTTGCTCAGAATCTGGCAAAGCACTGAAGGAAATAGCAGCAGAGCTCAAAAAAATGACCCAGACAACATCAGTTAATCCCCATATTGTAAATTCAAAAACGGCCGTGGAGAACCTGAAATCCTTGCTCAATACGACGTGGCTTTGGGAAAATGCCAATCTCCAGGAGACCATACCAACTGCTGCAATTGTTTTGACTGTAATGGATATTGTACCATGCATCGAGAAGATCTCAGAGGCGATTCAAGAATTAGCATTCCTTGCACATTTCAAGAGGGTGGACGCCAGAGTGTCACCATAG